The DNA region CCTACAACTGCGGTAACAGCGGCTACAGGTCCAACCCAAGCAGGAGCTAATCCATCAATGTCAACCCAATTAATAGGATCGCCCAATACATACCCATAAAGATTCGTATCTCCACCCTCAAATCCAATTGGATCTCTCGCTGTCCAGCGACCAGTTTCAGGGTCATAGTCCCGATAACCGAAACGAATCAGGCCGGTGTCATCGTCTTTTAATCCACCCGCAAAACCAAACGGGATTTGGAATTCAGGGTTGCTGTCTTCAATGATATTGCCATAACTGTCATAGCTAACGGTTTTGACAATATTGCCATTACTGTCAGTGATAATTCGTGGGCTACCTAAATGGTCTGTATGAATGAAGTACCGCTGGTTATTTTGTGTAAAACTGGTTGGAGTGTGACCAAGAGTGTATTCAAACCGCTGCTTCAAATTACCGCTGCCATCATAAATGGCTAGCAAGGTCGTAAGGTCTTGCCACAAATATTGTTCTGTAACCGTCCCATTAACCAGCTTTGCCACACGATTACCCAAAGCGTTATGCAGATAACGGATGGACTTATCAGGTGTGTCTACTTGGAGTAATTGCCCCTGGCTGCCGTAGATATAGGTTGTCAGGGCCAGCCCATCATCTGTTGCTTTCAGCTTGCTGCCCAGTCTTCCATTGGCATCATACAGATACGTGGTGTTGCCATGGTTTTGCAGTTGGTCGCCTTGCGTGTAAGTTGCGCTTTGGTTGGTAATACCCATATCAACGCTGGTGTGCAGCGTTCGGTTACCGTTGGCGTCATAGCCATAAGCCTCGACTATTTCATTATTCCGTTTCACTTCTGTCAGGCGATAACGGTTGTCGTAGGTGTAATCGAAAGTGGCTGTGCTGCCATCCGGCAGATACTCCGTTTTACGAACAATCTGACCTGTAAGGTTGTATTCCAAATCATAGCCAAAGTTTGCCTGGCTGCCCCAGCGATAATTAACCGATATGGTTTCACCATAGGCATTCCATTGCCAGTTTTTATTCCATTGACCGCGTGAGAGACGTTGCGGCAGGCCGTTATTGGGGTGATGTTCAATAGTGAAACCGTGAATGCCGGTCAGGAGGCCATCCTTGTCATAGCTTAGACTGGTGTTGCCACCCGCGTAGCTGAGGTTGTTGACACGAAAATCTGTGTTGTAACCAAAGTTGATCGTTGCGTTGAGTTGGCCTTGATAGGTCTGCTGTGTCAACAGTGTGCCATCGTAGCTGTAATTAACCTTTTCACTGCCTTGTTGTATTTCGTGGAGTTGATCGCCTTGTTGATAACGGTAGTGGGTGTCACCCTCTGGTGTTTGCAGGTGAGCGAGCCGGCCTTCCTGATAAATATAGTGCAGGGTTTCACCGGATGGCAGCTTGATTTCTGTTAACTGGCGGTCGCGGTTGTAATTGTACTGCGTGGTTTCCGGTGCAGGCCGGGTTTCGGTTTCAATCAGGTTCACGCCATTGAAGGTCATGTTTATATGATATAAATTTTAATAATGAGTAAAGTTAAATTCATATTTTTTTCTCCACTCTTCGCCAGGCATTAAAAATACTTTCAATATTTTCTGCATTTCTGAAACATCTTCAGGTGGGGTACGAATAACTGCATCAACACGATTAATGCGATTTCGATACATGGCCGAAAGGCCATCAACGCCATTTAGGCTGCCACCAACTTCCATTGATATGCCAGGTTTTATAACTACAATGAATTGGTAAAAATTTGAATGCCAATCCAATTTTTTTATCTCTTTTTCAATTATTTCTAAATCTAATTTATCTGAAATATGATCGTGCTTTCCATCAGGAAAAATAATATGAATTCCTACTG from Cellvibrio japonicus Ueda107 includes:
- a CDS encoding RHS repeat domain-containing protein — encoded protein: MNLIETETRPAPETTQYNYNRDRQLTEIKLPSGETLHYIYQEGRLAHLQTPEGDTHYRYQQGDQLHEIQQGSEKVNYSYDGTLLTQQTYQGQLNATINFGYNTDFRVNNLSYAGGNTSLSYDKDGLLTGIHGFTIEHHPNNGLPQRLSRGQWNKNWQWNAYGETISVNYRWGSQANFGYDLEYNLTGQIVRKTEYLPDGSTATFDYTYDNRYRLTEVKRNNEIVEAYGYDANGNRTLHTSVDMGITNQSATYTQGDQLQNHGNTTYLYDANGRLGSKLKATDDGLALTTYIYGSQGQLLQVDTPDKSIRYLHNALGNRVAKLVNGTVTEQYLWQDLTTLLAIYDGSGNLKQRFEYTLGHTPTSFTQNNQRYFIHTDHLGSPRIITDSNGNIVKTVSYDSYGNIIEDSNPEFQIPFGFAGGLKDDDTGLIRFGYRDYDPETGRWTARDPIGFEGGDTNLYGYVLGDPINWVDIDGLAPAWVGPVAAVTAVVGGALIAYGGPVAPFGLGLVLIAGGLTIWDWATTPEEQIKEIQPKLDSLQEKIDKLQDAIDKANSCH